A genome region from Oncorhynchus masou masou isolate Uvic2021 chromosome 14, UVic_Omas_1.1, whole genome shotgun sequence includes the following:
- the LOC135553962 gene encoding chromobox protein homolog 1-like: MSEPTTTEPPSDVTPIVTTGVTTEGVDQPSTNANEPPKEEVKLAATAGKKQTKKKVEEVVEEEEEEYVVEKVLDRRVVKGRVEFLLKWKGFSDEDNTWEPQDNLDCPDLIAEYMQNHHNKKESCKKESGGKRKAGESDTEAGGEEGRPKKRKDEAEKPRGFARGLDPERIIGATDSSGELMFLMKWKNSDEADLVPAKEANIKCPQVVISFYEERLTWHSYPTEEEEKKDDKN; the protein is encoded by the exons ATGAGTGAGCCTACCACTACAGAACCCCCTAGCGATGTGACCCCCATTGTTACTACTGGTGTTACCACTGAAGGTGTAGATCAACCTTCTACTAATGCAAACG AGCCCCCCAAGGAAGAGGTCAAGTTGGCAGCAACAGCAGGGAAGAAACAGACCAAGAagaaggtggaggaggtggtagaggaagaggaggaggaatatgTGGTGGAGAAGGTGCTGGACCGACGGGTGGTAAAGGGACGCGTGGAGTTTCTGCTCAAATGGAAAGGCTTCTCAGA TGAGGACAATACATGGGAACCACAGGACAACCTGGATTGCCCTGACCTGATTGCGGAGTACATGCAGAATCATCATAACAAAAAAGAAAGCTGCAAGAAAGAGTCTGGTGGCAAGAGGAAAGCTGGCGAGTCTGACacagaggcagggggtgaagaAGGCAGGCCCAAGAAGAGGAAAGATGAG GCAGAGAAGCCCAGAGGCTTTGCTCGTGGTCTTGACCCCGAACGGATCATTGGAGCCACGGACTCCAGTGGAGAGCTGATGTTCCTCATGAAATG GAAGAACAGTGATGAGGCTGACCTGGTGCCGGCCAAGGAGGCCAACATTAAATGTCCACAGGTGGTCATCTCCTTCTATGAGGAGCGCCTGACATGGCACTCCTACCCCAccgaggaggaagagaagaaggatGATAAGAACTAG